One Eriocheir sinensis breed Jianghai 21 chromosome 67, ASM2467909v1, whole genome shotgun sequence DNA segment encodes these proteins:
- the LOC126987983 gene encoding nuclear pore complex-interacting protein family member B12-like isoform X2 codes for MLVSPHHTQVRTPKQCYTPACLLHTPLKLGPQNNATPLPACLHTTLKLGPQNNATPLPACLHTTLKLGPQNNATPLPACLHTTLRLGPQNNATPLPACLHTTLRLGPQNNATPLLASSTRWPAKSTTPHQFFLPPSLSLYISQPVN; via the exons ATGCTGGTTAGTCCACACCACACTCAGGTTAGGACCCCAAAACAATGCTACACCCCTGCCTGCCTCCTCCACACCCCACTCAAGTTAGGACCCCAAAACAATGCTAcacccctgcctgcctgcctccacaCCACACTCAA GTTAGGACCCCAAAACAATGCTAcacccctgcctgcctgcctccacaCCACACTCAAGTTAGGACCCCAAAACAATGCTAcacccctgcctgcctgcctccacaCCACACTCAG GTTAGGACCCCAAAACAATGCTAcacccctgcctgcctgcctccacaCCACACTCAG GTTAGGACCCCAAAACAATGCTACACCCCTGCTTGCCTCCTCTACGCGCTGGCCGGCCAAAAGCACTACACCTCACCAATTCTTTCTACCACCTTCCCTAAGTTTATATATTTCACAACCTGTAAATTAA
- the LOC126987983 gene encoding nuclear pore complex-interacting protein family member B12-like isoform X3, protein MLVSPHHTQVRTPKQCYTPACLLHTPLKLGPQNNATPLPACLHTTLRLGPQNNATPLPACLHTTLKLGPQNNATPLPACLHTTLRLGPQNNATPLPACLHTTLRLGPQNNATPLLASSTRWPAKSTTPHQFFLPPSLSLYISQPVN, encoded by the exons ATGCTGGTTAGTCCACACCACACTCAGGTTAGGACCCCAAAACAATGCTACACCCCTGCCTGCCTCCTCCACACCCCACTCAA GTTAGGACCCCAAAACAATGCTAcacccctgcctgcctgcctccacaCCACACTCAGGTTAGGACCCCAAAACAATGCTAcacccctgcctgcctgcctccacaCCACACTCAAGTTAGGACCCCAAAACAATGCTAcacccctgcctgcctgcctccacaCCACACTCAG GTTAGGACCCCAAAACAATGCTAcacccctgcctgcctgcctccacaCCACACTCAG GTTAGGACCCCAAAACAATGCTACACCCCTGCTTGCCTCCTCTACGCGCTGGCCGGCCAAAAGCACTACACCTCACCAATTCTTTCTACCACCTTCCCTAAGTTTATATATTTCACAACCTGTAAATTAA
- the LOC126987983 gene encoding nuclear pore complex-interacting protein family member B3-like isoform X1: protein MLVSPHHTQVRTPKQCYTPACLLHTPLKLGPQNNATPLPACLHTTLKLGPQNNATPLPACLHTTLRLGPQNNATPLPACLHTTLKLGPQNNATPLPACLHTTLRLGPQNNATPLPACLHTTLRLGPQNNATPLLASSTRWPAKSTTPHQFFLPPSLSLYISQPVN from the exons ATGCTGGTTAGTCCACACCACACTCAGGTTAGGACCCCAAAACAATGCTACACCCCTGCCTGCCTCCTCCACACCCCACTCAAGTTAGGACCCCAAAACAATGCTAcacccctgcctgcctgcctccacaCCACACTCAA GTTAGGACCCCAAAACAATGCTAcacccctgcctgcctgcctccacaCCACACTCAGGTTAGGACCCCAAAACAATGCTAcacccctgcctgcctgcctccacaCCACACTCAAGTTAGGACCCCAAAACAATGCTAcacccctgcctgcctgcctccacaCCACACTCAG GTTAGGACCCCAAAACAATGCTAcacccctgcctgcctgcctccacaCCACACTCAG GTTAGGACCCCAAAACAATGCTACACCCCTGCTTGCCTCCTCTACGCGCTGGCCGGCCAAAAGCACTACACCTCACCAATTCTTTCTACCACCTTCCCTAAGTTTATATATTTCACAACCTGTAAATTAA